From the genome of Pantoea alfalfae, one region includes:
- a CDS encoding transketolase: MNPFNLPVEDLERRARAIRRRIIQLNAGSPAGGHTGADLSQVEILTALYFRILNCAPDRTDDDQRDIYIQSKGHAVGGYYCVLAEAGYFPTDWLATYQHADSHLPGHPVRQKTPGVELNTGALGHGLPVAVGIAIAAKKDNSSRRIFVVTGDGELAEGSNWEAALVAAHYGLDNLIIINDKNKLQLAGATRDIMNTDPLPEKWRAFGLEVTECNGNEMAAVVDTIENLPKNGKPQVIVAHTEKGFGISFIQSKAEWHHRVPKGEEIALALEELKDE, from the coding sequence ATGAATCCTTTCAATCTTCCGGTCGAAGACCTTGAGCGTCGGGCGCGTGCTATCCGTCGTCGCATCATCCAGCTAAATGCGGGTAGCCCGGCAGGCGGTCATACCGGTGCCGATCTGTCACAGGTGGAGATCCTCACCGCGCTCTACTTCCGCATCCTGAACTGCGCCCCGGATCGCACGGACGACGATCAGCGTGACATCTACATCCAGTCTAAAGGACACGCGGTGGGCGGCTATTACTGCGTGCTGGCGGAGGCGGGCTACTTTCCTACCGACTGGCTGGCAACCTATCAGCATGCCGACTCACATCTGCCCGGCCATCCGGTGCGGCAGAAAACGCCTGGCGTTGAGCTAAACACCGGCGCGCTGGGTCACGGCCTGCCGGTGGCGGTGGGCATCGCTATCGCAGCGAAAAAAGATAACAGCTCGCGCCGCATCTTTGTGGTGACCGGCGACGGGGAACTGGCCGAAGGCAGCAACTGGGAGGCGGCACTGGTCGCGGCACATTACGGCCTCGACAACCTGATCATCATTAATGACAAGAACAAGCTGCAACTGGCGGGCGCGACCCGCGACATCATGAACACCGATCCGCTGCCGGAAAAATGGCGTGCCTTCGGGCTGGAGGTTACCGAATGCAACGGCAATGAGATGGCGGCGGTCGTCGACACCATCGAAAACCTGCCGAAGAACGGCAAGCCGCAGGTCATTGTCGCGCATACCGAAAAGGGCTTTGGTATCTCCTTTATTCAGAGCAAAGCCGAATGGCATCACCGGGTGCCGAAAGGCGAAGAGATCGCACTGGCACTGGAGGAACTGAAAGATGAGTAA
- a CDS encoding ABC transporter permease translates to MKSNNSVALNTLPAKAFSSRESILLLLLKLRTFIALILIVGFFAITVPDFLATGSLVIMVKHIAINAFLALGITFVIITAGIDLSIGATLGLCGMIAGWLITKGIVLPMFGIAIFPSVWVIVPVVLFIGALIGAGNGWIITRYNVAPFICTLGTMYILRGAAMLTSGGETFPGLQGNPLLGNTGFDRIGAGTLLGLPYAIWMMVLLALVIGYIARRLPFGRQVYAIGDNERAAELSGVKTRQVKILVYTLSGFCAAIAGIVVSSQLVASHPANGTAFEMNAIAAVVLGGTSLAGGRGTIVGTLIGAFVIGFLADGLIMMGVSEFWQMVIKGIVIIIAVIIDQTQSRMQQKAAVVAQKALIEEGTPAKP, encoded by the coding sequence ATGAAAAGCAATAACAGCGTCGCGCTGAACACGCTTCCGGCTAAGGCATTCAGTTCACGCGAAAGCATTCTGCTGCTGCTTCTGAAACTGCGCACCTTTATTGCGCTGATTCTGATTGTCGGCTTCTTCGCCATCACCGTGCCGGACTTTCTCGCCACCGGCAGCCTGGTGATCATGGTGAAGCATATCGCCATCAACGCCTTTCTGGCGCTGGGCATCACCTTTGTCATTATCACTGCGGGGATCGACCTGTCGATTGGGGCCACCTTAGGGCTGTGCGGCATGATCGCCGGCTGGCTGATCACTAAAGGGATTGTGCTGCCGATGTTTGGCATCGCTATCTTTCCCAGTGTCTGGGTGATTGTGCCGGTGGTGCTGTTTATCGGCGCGCTGATTGGCGCGGGCAATGGCTGGATCATTACCCGCTACAACGTGGCCCCCTTTATCTGCACTCTCGGCACCATGTATATCCTGCGCGGCGCGGCCATGCTCACCTCCGGCGGCGAGACCTTTCCCGGTTTACAGGGTAATCCGCTACTGGGCAATACCGGCTTCGATCGGATTGGTGCGGGGACGTTACTCGGGCTGCCGTATGCCATCTGGATGATGGTGCTGCTGGCGCTGGTCATCGGCTATATCGCCCGTCGTCTGCCGTTTGGCCGTCAGGTCTATGCCATCGGCGACAACGAGCGTGCTGCTGAACTGTCGGGGGTGAAAACCCGGCAGGTGAAAATTCTGGTCTACACCCTGTCGGGCTTCTGCGCAGCCATTGCCGGCATCGTGGTCTCATCGCAACTGGTCGCCAGCCATCCGGCGAACGGCACCGCGTTTGAGATGAACGCGATTGCCGCCGTGGTGCTGGGCGGCACGTCGCTGGCGGGCGGACGCGGCACCATTGTCGGCACGCTGATTGGGGCGTTTGTCATCGGCTTTCTGGCGGATGGCCTGATCATGATGGGCGTCAGCGAATTCTGGCAGATGGTCATTAAGGGTATTGTCATCATCATTGCGGTCATTATCGATCAGACTCAGAGCCGGATGCAGCAGAAGGCGGCGGTGGTGGCACAGAAAGCATTAATCGAGGAGGGCACACCGGCAAAACCCTGA
- a CDS encoding sugar ABC transporter ATP-binding protein, whose protein sequence is MNDEIILRAEQISMLFPGTLALDRVDYRVWRGKVNVIIGENGAGKSTLMKILAGVQQPTAGSLFLNGEPLTLSSTRDAARHGIGMVHQELNLFENLTVAENLFLGREIQRGLLPINEVEQARRTAALMARLDQPISPTERVGNLKVGQQQLVEIAKALAEDADILILDEPTSALSKTEVEILFRVIRDLTQQGVTLIYISHRLEELMAIGDVITILRDGRFQAEAPVSTIDVPWIVREMLGSEPVTTFLPDEREFGAPVLEAQHITCVSPNGNTLVDDVSFQVRAGEIVGIYGLMGAGRTELFECLLGSQRHYLGKLWLDSKPLPTRLPTADRIRMGMSLVPEDRKRAGIFPVSSVASNLTIASLWRRLSRRFAIAHQAELQAVNQTVGNLAIKISSPDVAISALSGGNQQKVVIGRALLTNPRLLLLDEPSRGIDVGAKAEVFRTMVALSQQGIAVLFSTSDLKEIMAVADRILVMSGGKLTADLPRDQAEEAALVKASAQGF, encoded by the coding sequence ATGAACGATGAGATCATACTGCGGGCCGAACAGATATCGATGCTGTTTCCCGGCACGCTGGCGCTGGATCGCGTCGACTACCGGGTCTGGCGCGGCAAAGTTAACGTCATCATCGGTGAAAACGGGGCGGGAAAATCGACCCTGATGAAGATTCTGGCCGGGGTGCAGCAGCCCACCGCCGGTTCGCTGTTCCTGAATGGCGAGCCGCTGACGCTGAGCAGCACCCGTGACGCCGCCCGGCACGGTATCGGCATGGTGCATCAGGAGCTGAATCTGTTTGAAAACCTCACGGTGGCGGAGAACCTCTTTCTGGGCCGGGAGATCCAGCGCGGCCTGTTACCCATCAATGAGGTGGAGCAGGCACGCCGCACCGCCGCACTGATGGCACGACTCGACCAGCCGATTTCGCCCACTGAGCGGGTCGGCAATCTCAAAGTGGGTCAGCAGCAACTGGTGGAGATCGCCAAAGCGCTGGCAGAAGATGCAGACATTCTGATCCTCGACGAGCCGACCTCTGCGCTGAGCAAAACCGAAGTGGAGATCCTGTTCCGGGTGATCCGCGACCTGACGCAGCAGGGCGTGACCCTTATCTATATCTCCCACCGGCTGGAGGAGCTGATGGCAATTGGTGACGTGATTACCATTCTGCGCGACGGACGTTTCCAGGCGGAAGCACCAGTCAGCACCATTGATGTGCCATGGATCGTGCGCGAGATGCTGGGCAGTGAGCCGGTCACGACCTTTTTGCCGGATGAGCGTGAGTTTGGCGCGCCGGTGCTGGAAGCACAGCATATTACCTGCGTCAGCCCCAACGGCAATACGCTGGTCGATGATGTCAGTTTTCAGGTGCGTGCCGGCGAAATTGTCGGGATCTACGGACTGATGGGCGCGGGTCGCACCGAACTGTTTGAGTGTCTGCTCGGCAGCCAGCGTCACTATCTCGGCAAGCTGTGGCTCGACAGTAAACCGCTGCCAACCCGTCTGCCGACCGCCGATCGCATCCGCATGGGCATGAGTCTGGTGCCGGAAGATCGCAAACGCGCCGGGATTTTCCCGGTCTCGTCGGTCGCCAGTAATCTCACCATCGCCAGCCTGTGGCGGCGGCTGTCGCGCCGTTTTGCCATAGCGCATCAGGCGGAGCTGCAGGCGGTGAACCAGACGGTGGGCAACCTGGCGATCAAAATCTCTTCGCCGGACGTCGCCATCAGCGCACTCAGCGGCGGCAACCAGCAGAAAGTGGTGATTGGCCGTGCGCTGCTGACCAATCCGCGCCTGCTGCTGCTGGATGAGCCGAGCCGCGGCATTGACGTCGGGGCCAAAGCCGAGGTGTTTCGCACCATGGTGGCGCTGTCGCAGCAGGGTATCGCCGTGCTGTTCTCCACCTCAGATCTGAAAGAGATTATGGCGGTAGCCGATCGCATCCTGGTGATGTCGGGCGGCAAACTTACGGCTGATCTTCCCCGCGACCAGGCGGAAGAGGCAGCGCTGGTGAAAGCAAGTGCGCAGGGGTTCTGA
- a CDS encoding DUF2291 family protein has protein sequence MKRILAVLTGMALLSACTVVDLDADGNPILPKDPHAKPSYTTQTPQQIAEETWQPRVMTTANSHALSWADMEAKSQTVKPDGRESVFVRASGTASALDESNPRERTLTLTINGKPVAVSVGPVLRSNAIRDAAGFRFEEFTNQVQYAQLTRALNRHAVKQLPPLDASWVNQPVQALLAVSIGHNSVEEVVAVELKRGTP, from the coding sequence ATGAAACGGATACTGGCGGTATTGACCGGTATGGCGCTGCTCAGCGCCTGCACCGTGGTGGATCTGGATGCGGACGGTAACCCGATTCTGCCGAAAGATCCGCACGCGAAGCCCAGCTATACCACCCAGACGCCACAGCAGATTGCGGAAGAGACCTGGCAGCCGCGGGTCATGACCACCGCGAACAGCCACGCGCTGAGCTGGGCCGACATGGAGGCGAAAAGTCAGACGGTTAAACCCGACGGGCGTGAAAGCGTCTTCGTACGGGCCAGCGGGACGGCCAGCGCCCTGGATGAGAGTAATCCGCGTGAACGCACGCTGACGCTGACGATCAACGGTAAACCGGTGGCAGTCAGCGTCGGGCCGGTGCTGCGCAGCAACGCTATTCGCGACGCCGCCGGGTTCCGTTTCGAGGAGTTTACGAATCAGGTGCAGTACGCCCAGCTGACCAGGGCGCTGAACCGTCATGCGGTGAAGCAGCTGCCGCCGCTGGATGCCAGCTGGGTCAACCAGCCGGTGCAGGCGCTGTTGGCGGTGAGCATCGGTCACAACAGCGTTGAAGAGGTGGTGGCGGTTGAGCTGAAGCGGGGGACGCCCTGA
- a CDS encoding D-ribose ABC transporter substrate-binding protein → MTRPLIKLTLLASMFAFSATALAAEQGLLAIITPSHDNPFFKAEAEGALAKAKELGYTTLVASHDDDVNKQNQLIETAIARKAKAIILDNAGADATVGPVQKAKDAGIPTFLIDREINRTGIAVAQIVSNNYQGAQLGAEKFAKLLSGKGEYVELLGKESDTNAGVRSQGYHDVLDDYTDLKMVAQQSANWSQTEAFSRMETLLQKHPNIVGVISGNDTMALGAEAALKAAGKTSVIVVGFDGSDYTRDSILNKGNIKATVLQPGWDQAQMAVTQADYYLKNGKAQKQEKQLMDCVLIDDSNAAKLKNFNLAK, encoded by the coding sequence ATGACGCGTCCTCTGATCAAACTAACCCTGCTGGCTTCGATGTTCGCTTTTTCTGCAACGGCGCTGGCGGCAGAGCAAGGCCTGCTGGCGATTATTACCCCATCTCATGACAACCCGTTTTTCAAAGCCGAGGCAGAAGGCGCGTTAGCCAAAGCCAAAGAGCTGGGTTACACCACGCTGGTGGCGTCGCACGACGATGACGTTAACAAGCAAAACCAGCTGATTGAGACCGCGATTGCGCGCAAAGCGAAAGCGATCATTCTGGATAACGCTGGCGCGGACGCCACCGTCGGGCCGGTGCAGAAAGCCAAAGATGCCGGTATCCCGACCTTCCTGATTGATCGTGAAATTAACAGAACCGGTATCGCCGTGGCGCAGATCGTCTCCAATAACTATCAGGGTGCGCAGCTGGGTGCAGAGAAATTTGCAAAGTTGCTGAGCGGCAAAGGCGAGTACGTTGAACTGCTGGGCAAGGAGTCTGACACCAACGCGGGCGTGCGGTCGCAGGGCTATCACGACGTACTGGATGACTACACCGACCTGAAAATGGTGGCGCAGCAGAGCGCTAACTGGAGCCAGACCGAAGCCTTCAGCCGCATGGAAACCCTGCTGCAGAAGCACCCCAACATCGTGGGTGTGATCTCCGGTAACGACACCATGGCGCTGGGCGCGGAAGCCGCGCTGAAAGCCGCCGGGAAAACCTCAGTCATCGTGGTGGGCTTTGACGGCAGCGATTACACCCGCGATTCGATCCTCAATAAAGGCAACATCAAAGCGACGGTACTGCAACCGGGCTGGGATCAGGCGCAGATGGCGGTCACGCAGGCGGACTACTACCTGAAGAACGGCAAAGCGCAGAAACAGGAGAAGCAGCTGATGGACTGTGTGCTGATTGACGACAGCAACGCCGCTAAGCTGAAAAACTTCAACCTGGCGAAATAA
- a CDS encoding sugar-binding transcriptional regulator: MAKQDEQRLMVKIATLYYVEGLKQSEIAQSLTLSQSFVSRILNRSVKEGVVKISVVPPANVYPELEKAIEQTYNLPQAIVVDVPDQASPLQIKQAIGSAAAHYLETRLRNDELIGISSWSGTIRAMVDALHPLNSACKGVIQLLGGVGANGNVQATILTQNLAALLNCPAWLLPSQSIEHSVSDRQRLSANAEVAEVLSKFEQVDLAIVGIGDLEPSALLRNSGNYYDGKMLQTLAARGAVGDICLHYFDACGQPVLKAEEDPVIGMELAQVKQCAQVVGLAGGREKAQAIRGALLGGYIKVLIIDYPTARLLLTPQA; this comes from the coding sequence ATGGCAAAACAGGATGAACAGCGACTGATGGTGAAGATTGCCACGCTTTACTATGTCGAAGGGCTGAAGCAGTCAGAGATTGCACAGTCGCTGACCCTATCGCAATCATTTGTCTCACGCATTCTTAATCGCAGCGTGAAAGAGGGGGTGGTCAAGATCAGCGTGGTGCCACCGGCCAACGTCTATCCGGAACTGGAAAAGGCGATTGAGCAGACCTACAACCTGCCGCAGGCGATTGTGGTGGATGTGCCGGATCAGGCCTCGCCGCTGCAGATTAAACAGGCGATTGGTTCGGCGGCTGCTCACTATCTGGAGACCCGGCTGCGCAACGATGAGCTGATTGGTATTTCGTCGTGGAGCGGCACTATCCGGGCGATGGTGGATGCACTGCATCCGCTCAACAGCGCCTGTAAGGGCGTGATCCAGCTGCTGGGCGGCGTCGGAGCCAACGGCAACGTGCAGGCCACCATTCTGACCCAGAATCTGGCGGCGCTGCTGAACTGCCCTGCCTGGCTACTGCCGTCGCAGTCGATTGAGCATTCGGTCAGCGATCGCCAGCGGCTGTCGGCCAATGCCGAGGTTGCCGAAGTGCTGAGTAAATTTGAGCAGGTCGATCTGGCGATTGTCGGCATCGGCGATCTGGAGCCGTCAGCGCTGCTGCGCAATTCTGGCAACTACTACGATGGCAAAATGCTGCAGACGCTGGCGGCACGCGGTGCGGTCGGTGATATCTGCCTGCACTATTTTGACGCCTGTGGCCAGCCGGTATTGAAAGCTGAAGAAGATCCGGTGATCGGAATGGAACTGGCGCAGGTGAAACAGTGCGCGCAGGTCGTCGGACTGGCTGGCGGACGGGAGAAAGCGCAGGCGATTCGCGGTGCGCTATTGGGCGGTTATATCAAGGTGCTGATTATTGACTATCCCACGGCCCGGCTGCTGCTCACGCCGCAGGCGTAG
- the emtA gene encoding membrane-bound lytic murein transglycosylase EmtA yields MLKIRHLILSALLLTGCTSEPPHHAVKQRNTPLTQAPPSSVNGTWAMFTEDAASHYGVDEKLISAIISVESGGNPGVVSRSNAVGLMQIKASTAGREVYRTLGRRGQPSNAELRDPAKNIDIGTAYIRILQDSALSGIRDPLTLRYATIVSYANGAGALLRTFSRDRDRAIAMINAMSPDEFYQHVQNRHPAAQAPRYLWKVTTAYRTI; encoded by the coding sequence TTGCTGAAAATCCGACACCTTATACTCTCGGCGTTACTCCTGACTGGCTGTACCAGCGAGCCACCGCACCATGCCGTTAAGCAGCGCAACACGCCGTTAACGCAGGCACCGCCTTCCAGCGTCAATGGAACCTGGGCCATGTTTACCGAAGATGCCGCCAGTCATTATGGCGTTGATGAGAAGTTGATCAGCGCCATTATCAGTGTCGAATCGGGTGGAAATCCGGGCGTAGTGAGCCGTTCCAATGCGGTCGGGCTGATGCAGATTAAAGCGTCGACCGCGGGACGTGAAGTCTATCGCACGCTGGGCCGCCGGGGTCAGCCGTCGAATGCCGAGTTGCGCGATCCGGCCAAAAATATTGATATCGGCACCGCCTATATCCGCATCCTGCAGGACTCTGCGCTGTCGGGCATCCGCGATCCGCTGACCCTGCGCTACGCCACCATCGTCTCTTATGCCAACGGTGCCGGTGCGCTGCTGCGAACATTTTCCCGCGACCGCGATCGGGCCATTGCGATGATCAACGCCATGTCACCGGATGAGTTCTATCAGCATGTGCAGAACAGGCATCCGGCGGCGCAGGCACCGCGCTATCTCTGGAAAGTCACCACCGCTTACCGCACCATCTGA
- the ldcA gene encoding muramoyltetrapeptide carboxypeptidase, with protein sequence MISRSVRLISPSGYCHNQPAALQGIARLRAAGHQVENEQVITRRFQRFAGTDAERLEDINQLASLTTLPDVVLAVRGGYGASRLLASIDYVALQRRLLNQPLALCGHSDFTAIQLALLAQVGLITFSAPMLAGNFGAATLSEFTLHHFWQALTSPTVEVKWQSETPDQGDWQGTLWGGNLAMICSLIGTPWMPQIENGILVIEDVNEHPFRIERMLIQLEQSGILARQRAIVTGSFTSTTLSDYDNGFDFSTVWQRVRDTTDLPVICGLDFGHAADTVTLPLGASARLAVSQGNAHLQATGHPVLRE encoded by the coding sequence ATGATTTCACGTTCAGTTCGTCTTATCTCCCCTTCCGGTTACTGTCATAATCAGCCTGCGGCACTGCAGGGCATTGCACGACTGCGCGCGGCGGGCCATCAGGTGGAGAACGAGCAGGTGATCACCCGCCGTTTTCAGCGCTTCGCCGGAACGGACGCAGAGCGCCTTGAGGATATCAACCAGCTTGCCAGCCTCACTACGCTGCCCGACGTGGTGCTGGCGGTGCGCGGCGGTTATGGGGCCAGCCGGTTACTGGCGTCCATCGACTACGTCGCCCTGCAACGCCGTCTGCTGAATCAGCCGCTGGCGCTGTGCGGCCACAGCGACTTTACCGCGATTCAGCTGGCTCTGCTGGCGCAGGTCGGCCTGATTACCTTCAGTGCACCGATGCTGGCCGGTAACTTCGGTGCCGCGACCTTATCTGAATTTACCCTGCACCACTTCTGGCAGGCACTGACATCACCTACAGTAGAGGTGAAATGGCAGAGCGAAACGCCAGATCAGGGTGACTGGCAGGGTACGCTGTGGGGCGGAAATCTGGCGATGATCTGCTCTCTGATCGGCACGCCGTGGATGCCGCAGATTGAGAACGGCATTCTGGTGATAGAAGATGTCAATGAGCATCCGTTCCGCATTGAACGCATGCTGATTCAGCTGGAGCAGAGCGGCATTCTGGCGCGACAGCGGGCAATCGTCACAGGCAGCTTCACCAGCACAACCCTGTCGGACTATGACAATGGGTTTGATTTCAGTACCGTCTGGCAGCGCGTGCGTGATACTACCGATCTGCCGGTGATCTGTGGATTAGATTTTGGACATGCCGCTGACACCGTCACACTGCCGCTGGGCGCCAGCGCACGATTAGCGGTCAGCCAGGGCAACGCCCATTTGCAGGCGACCGGGCATCCCGTCCTGCGGGAATAG
- a CDS encoding MBL fold metallo-hydrolase encodes MKPLYDDLWISTPEFPVEDAVNDLMMHGFMLRHPRGNLLIGRVENPLDHEVIADTGGVIRHYLTHWHESAPGAAVIQQRFSSALYCHSRSLGPISRFAEPDDTFSQPETHFGDFHLLPTPGHTPGSCSFLYTSPLGLTYLFVGDTVTRSHDNWITVLVPDSNPAELSQTLEFYRSLRPDVVLMSTTRGHLSWKKVTLQSWLAAIDEAEQHPLDLRENPLF; translated from the coding sequence TTGAAGCCGTTGTATGACGATTTGTGGATCTCAACCCCGGAATTCCCGGTGGAAGATGCCGTTAATGACCTGATGATGCATGGCTTTATGCTGCGTCACCCGCGCGGCAATCTGCTGATTGGCCGCGTAGAAAATCCGCTCGATCATGAAGTGATTGCCGATACCGGCGGCGTGATCCGTCACTATCTGACCCACTGGCACGAATCCGCGCCCGGTGCGGCAGTGATCCAGCAGCGGTTTAGCAGCGCGCTCTACTGCCACAGCCGCTCATTAGGCCCTATCAGTCGTTTTGCGGAGCCGGATGACACCTTTTCGCAGCCGGAGACACATTTCGGCGATTTCCATCTGCTGCCAACGCCCGGACACACGCCGGGTAGTTGCAGCTTTCTCTATACCTCGCCGCTGGGGCTAACCTATCTGTTTGTCGGCGATACCGTGACCCGCTCTCATGACAACTGGATCACGGTGCTGGTGCCGGACAGTAATCCGGCTGAGCTGAGTCAGACGCTGGAATTTTATCGCTCGCTACGTCCCGACGTGGTACTGATGAGTACCACGCGCGGCCATCTTTCCTGGAAAAAAGTGACGCTGCAAAGCTGGCTGGCTGCCATTGATGAAGCTGAACAGCATCCCCTGGATCTGCGGGAAAATCCGCTGTTCTGA
- a CDS encoding GNAT family N-acetyltransferase: MQPEITDNVTAQDLDEVRLALNAFNSKFIDVNTIRSIGVFIRDEQGKKLAGLTGSTTGNWLRIDMLWVSEALRGQGAGSRLIQAAEQEARDRGCRYAQVDTASFQARPFYEKLGYTLRLTLANYMDHHQRHYLTKEL, from the coding sequence ATGCAACCTGAGATTACCGACAACGTTACTGCGCAGGATCTGGATGAGGTCAGGCTGGCTCTCAATGCCTTCAACAGCAAATTTATTGATGTGAATACGATCAGGTCAATTGGCGTGTTTATCCGTGATGAGCAGGGTAAAAAGCTGGCCGGACTGACCGGCTCAACGACCGGTAACTGGCTGCGGATTGATATGCTCTGGGTGAGTGAGGCGCTACGCGGGCAGGGGGCAGGCAGCAGGCTGATTCAGGCTGCCGAGCAGGAGGCGCGGGATCGCGGCTGCCGCTATGCACAGGTAGATACCGCCAGTTTTCAGGCGCGGCCGTTTTACGAAAAACTCGGCTATACCCTGCGGCTTACACTGGCGAACTACATGGATCATCATCAGCGGCACTATCTGACCAAAGAACTGTAA